In Isosphaera pallida ATCC 43644, the sequence TCGTTTTTCATCAAGGCCGCCGTCGATGCCCTCAAGACCTATCCCCGCGTCAACGGCCGGATCGAAGGCAATGAGATCGTCATCAACCAGGTGTACGACATCGGGGTGGCGGTTAGCACTGAACGCGGCCTGATGGTGCCGGTCATCCGTGACGCCGACCAAAAAGGGTTCGCCACCCTGGAAAAGGAACTGGCCGCTTACGCCACCCGCGCCCGCGAGAACAAGATCGACGTGGCCGACCTTCAGGGCGGCACCTTCACCATTACCAACGGCGGTGTCTTCGGCTCGCTGCTGTCCACCCCGATCCTTAACCCGCCCCAAAGCGGCATCCTCGGCATGCACGCCATCCAGAAACGCCCAGTCGTCCTCGACGATCAGGTCGTCATCCGTCCCATGATGTACCTGGCGCTCTCCTACGACCACCGGATCATCGACGGTCGCGAAGCGGTCGGCTTCCTAGTCCGCATCAAGGAATGCGTCGAAAACCCCGAGCGGATGCTGATCGACATTTGATCGCCTGTCTCGGCCCGACTCGACGCGGCACGATTTGGCCTGGTTCCCATCGACGCGACCGTTCGAACCACCACTATGCCGTCGCGCCGGGCGACCGGGACATTCGGTTCCGCCGCGTCCCGTCCTCGCGTGACGAAACTAAACGGGAAACCAGTCCAATCGCTCAAATGAAACCGTCGTGGTCTTCTCAGACTCACGCTTTCCCTATCGAGAACAACACTTGGATTCACCCATGTCTCAATCATCACCCTCGACGGCGACGGGCGGCCGTTACGATCTCATCGTCATCGGCGGCGGTCCCGGCGGCTATGTAGCGGCGATCCGCGCGGCGCAACTTGGTCTCAAGGTGGCCTGCGTCGAAAAGCGATCGACCTTGGGCGGCACCTGTTTGAATATCGGCTGTATCCCCAGCAAGGCACTACTGGATTCCAGCGAACTGTACCACCTCGCCCACCACCGATTCCAGCGTCATGGGATCAAGTTCGCCAACGTCGAACTCGACCTGGGCGCGATGATGGGCCGCAAGGACGAGGTGGTGACCCAACTGACCCGTGGTATCGAAGGCTTGTTCAAGAAGAACAAAGTCGCATGGCTGCATGGCTTCGGACGGCTGGCCTCGCCCACCACGGTGGCCGTCAAAGCTGCGGACGGAGTGGAAACGTTCCACGAGGCCGGGCACATCCTGCTGGCCACCGGCAGCGAACCAACCGAACTGCCATTCCTTAAGTTCGACGGCCACACGGTGGTGAGTTCCACCGAGGCGTTAGCGTTCGACCGCGTGCCGGACCACCTGGTGATCGTTGGCGGCGGCTACATCGGTCTGGAACTGGGCTCGGTGTGGAAGCGTCTGGGATCCAAAGTCACCGTGTTGGAATTTTTGCCTCGGATTGTCCCGTTCGCCGATCACGAGATTGCCGATCATCTGCTCCGCAGCCTCAAGAAGCTCGGCCTGGAATTTCACTTGGAAACCAAGGTCACCGGCGCATTGATCTCCAACGGAGCCAACGCCAATGGGTCGGGCGTCCCCCCCGCAGCGGTGGTGTTGGCCGAATCCAAGAGCGGCGAAAAGCTGGAGTTCCCTTGCGACAAGGTGTTGGTCTCGGTGGGACGGCGGCCTTATCTCGACGGGTTGGGGTTGGCTGAGATCGGTGTCGAATACGACCCCAAATCCGGCAAGGTCAAAACCGATTCCCATTTCCGAACCAACATCCCCACCATCTCGGCGCTGGGCGATCTGATCGACGGGCCAATGCTGGCCCACAAGGCCGAAGAGGAGGGAGTGGCGTTCGCCGAGTTGCTAGCAGGCAAGCCGGGCCACATCAATTACGACACGATTCCCGCCGTGATCTATACCTGGCCCGAAATGGCCAGCGTGGGGATCAACGAACAGCAAGCCCGCGAACGAGGCTACGACCTGGCGATCGGCAAATTCCCCTTCACCGCCAACGGCCGCGCCAAAGCGATGGATGAAACCGAGGGGTTGGTCAAGATCATCGCCGACGCCAAAACCGACCGGGTTCTCGGGGTTCATATCATCGGCCCCCGCGCCTCGGACATGATTGCCGAAGCGGTGGCGGTCATGGAATTCGGCGGCACCGCCGAGGACATCGCTCGCACCTGTCATGCCCACCCCACCCTCTCCGAAGCATTCAAGGAGGCGGCGCTGGCGGTCGATCGTCGCGCGATTCACATCTGACGCCATGATGGATGACCGACTTGTTGGCTTAGTTGGGACGGTCATCCCACGACATGACGAGATGCGAAAAATAGCCCACCCCGGCGATCTCGCCGGGGTGGGACGCCGGCTTGGCTCCATGAACCCCAGCCAGGGCTCAGCGAGCGGCGGTACGCGAGTCGCCGGCGGGGGTGGCGGTCCGAGCAGCTTGAGCCTTGGCGCGGGCGTTTTTGAGGAAGTCCACAAAGACCTCCACCGACCTCTTGCCGCCGATCGAGTCAATGACCGTTTCGGTGACGGGGTCCAACACCACATAGGTTGGGTTAGTTGTGGAACCGATCAGATTGACCATCAGCTCGAAGTTGCGTTCGGCGAGAGCTTGCTGCTGTTGGACGGTCAGGGAGCCAATTGGCACCTTGTCGTTGTAGAGCGCGACCGTCACAAACTTCTTCATTTCCTCAACCACTGCCGGTTTGGGGAAGACCTCTCCCTCCATCGCGCGACAGTTAGCGCACCAGACGCCAGTGAAGTCGATCAAGACCAGCTTGGATTCCTTACGGGCCCGCTCCAGAGCGGCCTGGTAGCTCATGCCCCACTCGACGCCGTGAAATTTGGTTTCCTCGCGTTCGGCCTGGTCGGGATCGGTCGAGGTCGCCTTCTTGGCTAATGCCTCGCCGCCGCCCGTAGACGCCCCCACGCCGCCGAAGCCGCCGCCGCGTTCGAGGTTAACATAGTCGGGAGGCAGCAGTCCCAGCGCGAAGAACTCGTAGGCTCGACTCCGCGGCGGAGCGCCAAAAAGGGCCGGGGCCAGATACAACGCGATGGCCAGAAATGCCGTGCCAAACACCAATCGTCCCGGACCAATCATCGGTTGTTCATAATCATATTTAGTGCGGAACATACCCAAAAGGTACAATCCGCAAACCGCCGCCGTGACCGACCAGATGGCGATTAACGCATGCGCATTGAACCAGGCATCGCTTGGGTCGGGCACGAAGGCGAGTTCAACGTTGTTGACGAATTTGAACGCCGCTCCCAACTCTAGCAGACCGCCCACCACCTTGACGCTGTTCATCCAGTCGCCGCTTTTGGGCAGCGACTTGAGCAGCCCCGGTGCGATCGACAAGGCGAAGAACGGCAGGGCTACCACGGTCGAGAAAATCAACATGCCGAGGATCGGATAAAGGTACGATTCCCCCACGGCCGCGGCCACCAATAGCGCTCCGACGACTGGCGCGGTGCAGGTGAAGGAGGTAATCACGAGGGTCAGCGCCATGAACATCACGCCGACGACTCCGCCGACCTGTTC encodes:
- the lpdA gene encoding dihydrolipoyl dehydrogenase, producing MSQSSPSTATGGRYDLIVIGGGPGGYVAAIRAAQLGLKVACVEKRSTLGGTCLNIGCIPSKALLDSSELYHLAHHRFQRHGIKFANVELDLGAMMGRKDEVVTQLTRGIEGLFKKNKVAWLHGFGRLASPTTVAVKAADGVETFHEAGHILLATGSEPTELPFLKFDGHTVVSSTEALAFDRVPDHLVIVGGGYIGLELGSVWKRLGSKVTVLEFLPRIVPFADHEIADHLLRSLKKLGLEFHLETKVTGALISNGANANGSGVPPAAVVLAESKSGEKLEFPCDKVLVSVGRRPYLDGLGLAEIGVEYDPKSGKVKTDSHFRTNIPTISALGDLIDGPMLAHKAEEEGVAFAELLAGKPGHINYDTIPAVIYTWPEMASVGINEQQARERGYDLAIGKFPFTANGRAKAMDETEGLVKIIADAKTDRVLGVHIIGPRASDMIAEAVAVMEFGGTAEDIARTCHAHPTLSEAFKEAALAVDRRAIHI